TCTAAACCTGAGCGGATTTGGCTATACGGCTCACGCGCATCAGGAGAGGCCAAAGAGTATAGTGACATTGACATCGCCTTTGATGATAAAGACTGTAAGGCAGATTGGCAGATTGAAGAAGAGATTGAAAAACTTCAGACCCTGATAAAAATAGATGTAAAAAATATCGCCCATACTGAGGAGAGGTTCCGGCAACGGGTACTCTCCACTGGTCGGGTTTTGTACAGCGCCAGCAAAAAGTTACGGTTTGAAGACGGTCTTTACAACTTTCAGCGGGCTCTTGAGCGTTTTAGCGAGGCAATCGCGCAACGCGAAGAACTGGAGCAACGGGGCTATGGTGATATTGTCCTTGACCTCTGTACCAAACGCTTTGAATTCACCTACGAGATGTCATGGAAGGCGATCAAGCGGGGGCTTGACTACATGGGGATAGAAGCGGCTTATCCCAGGATATGCTTTAAAGAGGCTTACGCAATAGGTTTGATAACAAATCAGGATGTTTGGATTGATATGATTGAACAGCGAAATCTGAGCAGCCATGTCTATAATCAGGATGAAGTCCGGGGTATCCTCGCAAAGCTCGAAACCTATCGAGATAATTTCGACGAACTATATCAGGCTCTCATGCAAAAACTGGAACATTAGGTCATGTAATAATGCCCAGGTCAGTTGCATGGAGACTGATAAAAGACTTCAGGAGTTTCATTCATCCCGACCATTCCGGAATCTATCCTGATATAGTTTGCATGTAATGCAGGGAATGGTTCTAATTCCCCGCAGTAGGATTGCTAATGGATGATGTTTCAATCAAGAAGATTGATGAGTTTTCAGGCATCATATCGGCGTCATGTCTGAAAATTTCCAGCATAAGCTCGATCTGGTGATTGAAGGACAGCAGATGATCGGTGAAAAGGTTGACCGTTTGGAAACCAGGATGGACCGGCTGGAAACCAAGGTGGACCGCCTGGAGGTCAAGGTGGACGCCTTGGAGGTCAAGGTCGATGCTCTTGATGTCAAGGTGGACGCCGTTGCCGCCGATCTTTCCGCACACCGGGCCGACACCGAGGCGCACCACGGAGTTTACCGGGTTAAGGAAGGGTAGATGCGTACAGGTGTGCCGTGTATAATTGGATAGTTACTACAAGTGCATTGACTATTCGACCCCCCTATAAAATAGGGGGGAAGCCGAAGGCAGGGGGGTAAGATGTGCTGTCGAGTAGTCAGGTTTCGTCTTAGTACCAACGTATTCGGATATACACAGGGGGGCGGCAGATGGATGAAGAAACGTTTGAACGGATAGAGGCGCTGTTCACCAAACTGTCTGACGATTTCAGTCGGAAACTGGATGCTCAGTCCGATGATTTCAGTCGGAAGCTGGATGCTCAGTCCGATGATTTCAGCGGGAAGCTGGATGCTCACTCCAGTGAGTTTCAGCGATTGATCGGAGTGCAGGGTGAAGACTTTCAGCACAAGCTCGATCTGGTTGTCGAGGGGCAGCAGATGCTGGGAGAACGGATGGATCGGATGGAGGCCGAACTCAAAGCAGAGATTCGCAAGGTCGATCAGCGGGTGACTGCCGTCGCCGCCGATCTCGCCGCCCACCGGGCCGACACCGAGGCGCATCATGGGGTGTATCGGGTGAAGGAAGGGTAGGGAGTGGGAGTTGATAAGATAGCAGCGGAAGGCTGGCTGAATTAGAAAAATAGATAAGTGCGTCCGTGGGGGGGCTGAGGGTGCCATGGCCCCATCTTCTGACTGAAAAGGAACTTTTATGGATAACGATTCGATTGAAAGGATTGAGGAGCTGTTCAAGCATCATATTGGGGTTCTTTCCGAAGACTTTCAGCACAAGCTCGATCTTGTGGTTGAAGGGCAACAGATGCTGGCAGAGAAGTTGGAGTTGACTGGGACTGAGCTGAAAGATGAAATCCGGAAGGTCGATCAGCGGCTGACCATGGTTGAGGCCCAACTTGAGCAAAAGATTGACGCCGTTGCCGCTGAACTCTCCGCCCACCGGGCCGACACCGAGGCGCACCACGGGATGTACCGGGTGAAGGAAGGGTAGGTCCGTTT
The nucleotide sequence above comes from Geobacter benzoatilyticus. Encoded proteins:
- a CDS encoding HI0074 family nucleotidyltransferase substrate-binding subunit, with product MSIEEIIAQVTKIILKHSKPERIWLYGSRASGEAKEYSDIDIAFDDKDCKADWQIEEEIEKLQTLIKIDVKNIAHTEERFRQRVLSTGRVLYSASKKLRFEDGLYNFQRALERFSEAIAQREELEQRGYGDIVLDLCTKRFEFTYEMSWKAIKRGLDYMGIEAAYPRICFKEAYAIGLITNQDVWIDMIEQRNLSSHVYNQDEVRGILAKLETYRDNFDELYQALMQKLEH